From the genome of Uranotaenia lowii strain MFRU-FL chromosome 1, ASM2978415v1, whole genome shotgun sequence, one region includes:
- the LOC129742055 gene encoding uncharacterized protein LOC129742055, whose product MLASSSLGPVSLLPVVTVCGIQSQHSIEKSAQSSIQLPWAGISETTPSIQFRRLTICEKANRQRQSEQGSSTKAFRGDAVAIGRVGPVTPPLTLVKLRSSCWNFLSCDHHEHVVRSSNGGNQLSHHHHHHHLQAISASGVDRERFIQFLHHSISCRSATRRHLSEQRSSSKAIRGDAVAIGRVGPVTPPPPSVKYPSNSNVQFGHLSVFFCTGCGASSWNFLPCVQEAVSAVSPIAVSNCSRVDLSSLDL is encoded by the exons ATGTTAGCCAGTTCTTCGCTTGGCCCGGTATCGCTCTTGCCGGTGGTCACCGTTTGTGGGATTCAAAGTCAACACAGCATCGAAAAATCAGCGCAGTCATCGATCCAGCTCCCCTGGGCCGGCATATCGGAAACAACTCCATCCATCCAGTTCCGTCGTCTCACCATTTGCGAAAAGGCAAACAGACAACGCCAGTCTGAGCAGGGTTCCAGCACCAAAGCCTTCAGGGGTGACGCGGTTGCGATCGGACGGGTCGGACCTGTCACCCCACCGCTAACCTTAGTTAA GTTGCGGTCGTCGTGCTGGAACTTCTTATCCTGTGATCATCATGAGCACGTCGTACGAAGCAGCAACGGCGGTAACCAGTTatcccatcatcatcatcatcatcatctccaAGCCATCAGTGCTTCCGGTGTAGACCGGGAGCGTTTCATCCAGTTTTTGCATCACTCCATCAGTTGCAGAAGTGCAACCAGACGCCATCTGTCTGAGCAGAGATCCAGCTCTAAAGCAATCAGGGGTGACGCGGTCGCGATCGGACGGGTCGGACCTGTCACCCCACCACCGCCATCTGTTAAGTACCCGTCAAATTCCAACGTCCAGTTCGGACATTTATCCGTTTTCTTCTGTACAGGTTGCGGTGCGTCGAGCTGGAACTTCCTGCCCTGTGTTCAAGAAGCAGTCAGCGCAGTATCACCCATCGCAGTGTCCAACTGCAGCCGAGTGGATCTCAGTAGTTTAGATTTGTAG